One Gemmatimonadota bacterium DNA window includes the following coding sequences:
- a CDS encoding alpha/beta fold hydrolase yields MRKRLQLFTVRTAMRTLGRVAPERAARLAERLFTHPPRAAARPHEDEFLATGTPFALPISAGTLAAWRWGEGPTVLLVHGWASRAARFRVLVPRLVAAGFSAVAYDGPAHGRSPGQHTSLPEYAAALLEVAAQLGPLHAAVGHSLGGGAIAVALARGLVLQRAVLIAPFAAPPEFFDQFADHVALPPKARERLRTNLERRYKLKYGDLYVPHLVREFTVPALVIHDRDDLDIPLRDGKAVAEAWPGATFVRTEGLGHHAIMRDAGVMDRVTGFIAEVR; encoded by the coding sequence ATGCGGAAGCGGCTGCAGCTCTTCACCGTGCGGACGGCCATGCGCACCCTGGGCCGGGTGGCGCCGGAGCGCGCGGCCCGCCTGGCCGAGCGGCTGTTCACCCACCCACCCCGCGCCGCCGCGCGCCCGCACGAGGACGAGTTCCTCGCCACCGGCACGCCGTTCGCCCTGCCGATCTCGGCGGGTACGCTCGCGGCCTGGCGCTGGGGGGAGGGACCGACGGTGCTGCTGGTGCATGGCTGGGCCAGCCGCGCCGCGCGCTTCCGGGTGCTGGTGCCGCGGCTGGTGGCGGCGGGCTTCTCCGCGGTGGCCTACGACGGCCCCGCCCACGGCCGCTCGCCGGGGCAGCACACCAGCCTGCCGGAGTACGCCGCCGCCCTGCTCGAGGTGGCGGCCCAGCTGGGACCGCTGCACGCGGCGGTGGGACACTCGCTCGGCGGCGGGGCCATTGCGGTGGCGCTGGCGCGCGGGCTGGTGCTGCAGCGCGCCGTGCTGATCGCGCCCTTCGCGGCGCCCCCGGAGTTCTTCGACCAGTTCGCCGACCACGTGGCGCTGCCACCCAAGGCGCGGGAGCGGCTGCGCACCAACCTGGAGCGGCGCTACAAGCTCAAGTACGGCGACCTCTACGTGCCCCACCTGGTGCGCGAATTCACCGTCCCGGCGCTGGTGATCCACGACCGCGACGACCTGGACATCCCGCTGCGCGACGGCAAGGCGGTGGCCGAGGCGTGGCCCGGCGCCACGTTCGTGCGCACCGAGGGGCTGGGCCACCACGCGATCATGCGGGATGCCGGGGTGATGGACCGGGTGACGGGGTTCATCGCCGAGGTCAGATGA
- the rocF gene encoding arginase, with the protein MAPRSRKLIHVIGVPMDLGSGRRGVDMGPSAIRIAGLNDRLREQGYKVIDEGDLDIRNMEVMQVGDRRARYLAEIVHANTLLAARVRGVLAKGHIPLVLGGDHSIAVGTISGVAAHARSKGRKVGVLWVDAHSDINTPKTSPSGNVHGMPLAALLGLGPAALGQIAGRFRKVEPGHVALVGIRSVDEGEREHLRALGVHVYTIADIDRHGIHIVMEKALANVTKDTDFVHVSFDLDAVDPALAPGVGTPVKGGLDYREAQLLMESLAAARVVSSLEMVEVNPILDDRNRSAEFAVELVQSAFGKQIL; encoded by the coding sequence ATGGCCCCCCGCTCCCGCAAGCTGATCCACGTCATCGGCGTCCCCATGGACCTCGGGTCCGGGCGCCGCGGGGTGGACATGGGGCCCTCCGCCATCCGCATCGCCGGCCTCAACGACCGGCTGCGGGAGCAGGGCTACAAGGTCATCGACGAGGGCGACCTCGACATCCGCAACATGGAGGTCATGCAGGTCGGTGACCGCCGCGCCCGCTACCTCGCCGAGATCGTCCACGCCAACACGCTGCTCGCCGCGCGGGTGCGGGGCGTGCTCGCGAAGGGGCACATCCCCCTGGTGCTCGGCGGCGACCACTCGATCGCGGTCGGCACCATCTCCGGCGTGGCCGCCCACGCCCGCAGCAAGGGCCGCAAGGTCGGCGTGCTCTGGGTCGACGCGCACAGCGACATCAACACCCCGAAGACCTCGCCCTCCGGCAACGTGCACGGCATGCCGCTCGCCGCGCTGCTCGGCCTGGGCCCCGCGGCGCTGGGCCAGATCGCCGGCCGCTTCCGCAAGGTGGAGCCGGGCCACGTGGCGCTGGTGGGGATCCGCAGCGTCGACGAGGGCGAACGCGAGCACCTGCGCGCGCTCGGCGTGCACGTCTACACCATCGCCGACATCGACCGCCACGGCATCCATATCGTCATGGAGAAGGCGCTCGCCAACGTCACGAAAGACACCGACTTCGTGCACGTGAGCTTCGACCTCGACGCGGTGGATCCGGCGCTCGCGCCCGGCGTCGGCACCCCGGTCAAGGGCGGGCTCGACTACCGCGAGGCCCAGCTGCTCATGGAGTCCCTCGCCGCCGCCCGCGTGGTCAGCTCGCTCGAGATGGTCGAGGTGAATCCCATCCTCGACGACCGCAACCGCTCCGCCGAGTTCGCCGTGGAGCTGGTGCAGTCGGCGTTCGGGAAGCAGATACTCTAG
- the dnaA gene encoding chromosomal replication initiator protein DnaA, which produces MQQSAKDIWKRILDEAGQKLPDKVVRAWLEPTEAVALEDDRLVIAVPDEFAAKWNETNHGALLSRLAESVAGKPVTVTFRVQEDRQRRPQMDFFVSPPAGGHSSVQSNPSNQPLNDRYSFDSFVIGKSNQLAAAAAHAAVEAPGKTYNPLFIYGATGLGKTHLMQAIAHAMLRRSPGTRVLYVSAEQFINEVIEGISRRTMPELRKRYRQDIDLFLVDDVHFLEGKEATQEEFFHTFNALYEAGKQIVLTSDRPPKEIPGLEARLVSRFEWGMVADIGQPDLEHRIAILRKKQEQDHLEMTIPDDVLRFIAEHVRSNVRELEGCIIKLLLFASLKHREVSIELAREALADKIRPGDDLSATPRTLPTIDRIQDVVARRWGVTSEQLRSKARIKTLVVPRQIAMYLARDILQMQLIEIGQAFGGRDHSTVIHSVDKVQRQMVRDRSFRDRIESARTELIAQ; this is translated from the coding sequence ATGCAGCAGTCCGCCAAAGACATCTGGAAGCGCATCCTCGACGAAGCCGGGCAGAAGCTACCCGACAAGGTCGTGCGCGCGTGGCTCGAACCCACCGAAGCCGTCGCCCTCGAGGACGACCGACTCGTCATTGCCGTGCCCGACGAGTTCGCCGCCAAGTGGAACGAGACCAACCACGGCGCCCTGCTCAGCCGGCTGGCCGAGTCGGTCGCCGGGAAGCCCGTGACCGTCACCTTCCGGGTCCAGGAAGACCGGCAGCGGCGGCCGCAGATGGACTTTTTTGTCAGTCCACCCGCCGGCGGCCACAGCTCGGTGCAGTCCAACCCGAGCAACCAGCCGCTCAACGACCGCTACAGCTTCGACTCCTTCGTCATCGGCAAGTCGAACCAGCTGGCCGCCGCGGCCGCCCACGCCGCGGTCGAGGCCCCGGGCAAGACCTACAACCCGCTCTTCATCTACGGCGCCACCGGGCTGGGCAAGACCCACCTGATGCAGGCCATCGCCCACGCCATGCTGCGGCGCAGCCCCGGCACCCGGGTGCTGTACGTGAGCGCCGAGCAGTTCATCAATGAGGTGATCGAGGGGATCTCGCGTCGCACCATGCCGGAGCTGCGCAAGCGCTACCGGCAGGACATCGACCTCTTCCTGGTCGACGACGTGCACTTCCTGGAAGGCAAGGAGGCCACCCAGGAGGAGTTCTTCCACACCTTCAACGCCCTGTACGAGGCCGGGAAGCAGATCGTCCTGACCTCCGACCGGCCGCCCAAGGAGATCCCGGGCCTCGAGGCCCGGCTGGTGAGCCGGTTCGAGTGGGGCATGGTGGCCGACATCGGCCAGCCCGACCTCGAGCACCGGATCGCCATCCTGCGCAAGAAGCAGGAGCAGGACCACCTCGAGATGACCATCCCGGACGACGTGCTCCGGTTCATCGCCGAGCACGTCCGCTCCAACGTCCGGGAGCTCGAGGGCTGCATCATCAAGCTGCTGCTCTTCGCGTCGCTCAAGCACCGCGAGGTGTCCATCGAGCTGGCCCGCGAGGCCCTGGCCGACAAGATCCGGCCCGGCGACGACCTCTCGGCCACCCCCAGGACCCTGCCCACCATCGACCGGATCCAGGACGTGGTGGCCCGGCGCTGGGGGGTGACCTCGGAGCAGCTCCGCTCCAAGGCCCGGATCAAGACCCTGGTGGTGCCGCGGCAGATCGCCATGTACCTGGCGCGGGACATCCTGCAGATGCAGCTGATCGAGATCGGGCAGGCGTTCGGGGGCCGCGACCACTCCACCGTGATCCACAGCGTGGACAAGGTCCAGCGGCAGATGGTGCGCGACCGCTCCTTCCGCGATCGCATCGAAAGCGCGCGCACGGAGCTGATTGCACAGTAG
- the dnaN gene encoding DNA polymerase III subunit beta, producing the protein MKFTITREQFQEGLQAVTASIPTKTTLPVLSNVLLEATADGLRLSGTDLDIAVSTTVPASVDQEGAITLPAKKLSDIVRELPSAAIRLTSSGEQRATIECGRSRFRLLGLPREEFPAFPAVKFDAAWRSKAGDVQKLVSHVAFAASTEESRPILNGVLWELRPERMRMVATNGHRLARMDVPVTAGIGKGQADLIIPPKALDQIRRLFGDQDELEIAKSDNHLGFRSATTQVYTRLIEGPYPNYEQVIPRENDKMMTADKAALASALKRMSIVASDQTHRIRMGLANGSCKLSVQTPDLGEAQEELSVSYDGETMEIGFNAAYLLEIMKYMPTDEVRLTFKGPERAATCEPVGWNDPAAYLTLVMPLRLVD; encoded by the coding sequence ATGAAGTTCACGATCACGCGGGAGCAGTTCCAGGAAGGACTGCAAGCCGTCACCGCCTCGATTCCCACGAAGACCACCCTGCCGGTGCTCTCGAACGTGCTCCTCGAGGCCACCGCGGACGGGCTCCGGCTCTCCGGGACCGACCTGGACATCGCGGTCAGCACCACGGTGCCGGCCAGCGTCGACCAGGAAGGCGCGATCACCCTGCCGGCCAAGAAGCTCTCGGACATCGTCCGCGAGCTGCCCAGCGCCGCCATCCGGCTCACCAGCTCCGGCGAGCAGCGGGCCACCATCGAGTGCGGCCGCTCCAGGTTCCGGCTCCTCGGCCTCCCCCGCGAGGAGTTCCCCGCCTTCCCCGCCGTCAAGTTCGACGCCGCCTGGCGCTCCAAGGCCGGCGACGTCCAGAAGCTGGTCTCCCACGTGGCCTTCGCCGCCAGCACCGAGGAGAGCCGCCCGATCCTCAACGGCGTGCTGTGGGAGCTCCGGCCCGAGCGGATGCGCATGGTGGCCACCAACGGCCACCGGCTGGCCCGCATGGACGTGCCCGTCACCGCCGGCATCGGCAAGGGCCAGGCCGACCTGATCATCCCGCCCAAGGCGCTGGACCAGATCCGCCGCCTCTTCGGCGACCAGGACGAGCTCGAGATCGCCAAGAGCGACAACCACCTCGGCTTCCGCTCCGCCACCACCCAGGTCTACACCCGGCTCATCGAGGGGCCGTACCCCAATTACGAGCAGGTCATCCCGCGCGAGAACGACAAGATGATGACCGCCGACAAGGCGGCCCTCGCCTCCGCCCTCAAGCGCATGAGCATCGTCGCCAGCGACCAGACCCACCGCATCCGCATGGGGCTGGCCAACGGCTCCTGCAAGCTCTCGGTGCAGACCCCCGACCTGGGCGAGGCGCAGGAGGAGCTCTCCGTCAGCTACGACGGCGAGACCATGGAGATCGGCTTCAACGCCGCCTACCTGCTCGAGATCATGAAGTACATGCCCACCGACGAGGTGCGCCTGACCTTCAAGGGCCCCGAGCGCGCCGCCACCTGCGAACCGGTGGGCTGGAACGACCCGGCGGCGTACCTGACCCTCGTCATGCCGCTCCGGCTGGTCGACTGA